Proteins encoded together in one Catellatospora citrea window:
- a CDS encoding carbohydrate ABC transporter permease — MARVRGWVRVLALLGVLAIVLYPLIWVLGSSLKSPTEVTSNLSVWPEEVTWSNYSDGWSYIPGVNFGRFFGNSLLISLATVVANAASCLVTAYAFARLRFWGRKGYFALMIATLLLPGHVLIVPQYVLFSEFGWIDTPLPLILPKLLATEAFFIFLMVQFMRGIPRELDDAAKIDGCDPYRTFWHVILPLSRPALITTAIFSFIWTWNDFFTQLVYLPSVPSYTVPVALRLFIDSSGQTSIGPMLAMSVLSLLPVFLFFLGFQRFLVQGINTSGLKG; from the coding sequence ATGGCCCGCGTACGTGGCTGGGTGCGGGTGCTGGCCCTACTCGGCGTGCTGGCGATCGTGCTCTACCCCCTGATCTGGGTGCTGGGCTCGTCGCTGAAGTCGCCCACCGAGGTGACCAGCAACCTCTCGGTCTGGCCCGAGGAGGTGACCTGGTCGAACTACTCCGACGGCTGGAGCTACATCCCCGGCGTCAACTTCGGCCGGTTCTTCGGGAACAGCCTCCTGATCTCGCTCGCCACGGTGGTGGCGAACGCGGCGTCCTGCCTGGTCACCGCGTACGCCTTCGCGCGGTTGCGGTTCTGGGGCCGCAAGGGCTACTTCGCGCTCATGATCGCGACGCTGCTGCTGCCCGGCCACGTGCTGATCGTGCCGCAGTACGTGCTGTTCAGCGAGTTCGGCTGGATCGACACCCCGCTGCCGCTGATCCTGCCCAAGCTGCTGGCCACGGAGGCGTTCTTCATCTTCCTCATGGTCCAGTTCATGCGGGGCATCCCCCGCGAGCTCGACGACGCCGCCAAGATCGACGGTTGCGACCCGTACCGCACGTTCTGGCACGTCATCCTCCCGCTGTCGCGGCCGGCCCTGATCACGACGGCGATCTTCTCCTTCATCTGGACCTGGAACGACTTCTTCACCCAGCTGGTCTACCTGCCCAGCGTGCCCAGCTACACCGTGCCGGTGGCGCTGCGGCTGTTCATCGACTCCAGCGGGCAGACCTCGATCGGGCCGATGCTGGCCATGTCGGTACTGTCCCTGCTTCCGGTGTTCCTGTTCTTCCTGGGCTTCCAGCGCTTCCTGGTCCAGGGCATCAACACCAGCGGGCTGAAGGGCTGA
- a CDS encoding carbohydrate ABC transporter permease, protein MALTTASRPALPVPASAPPPARGRRKNYAARRSEGLAGYVFLSPWLIGLMAITAFPMLLSLYLSFTNYDVLSSWEFVEWVGFDNYKKIFTLDPTFWQSVRVTLTFGLIAIPLKLAASLGVALLLNRERRGVGLFRSMFYLPSLLGGSVALALVWVAMFNREGAFNAGLSLFGIEGNNWINDPDWALATLMVLTVWQFGAPMVIFLAGLKQVPTELYEAAQVDGASKRRQFFHITLPMLSPVIFFNLLLETINGFQGFTSAFVISNGTGGPLGATKLYTLHIYDKAFTDFQMGYASALAWIFLAAIGLITIVFFSTGKFWVHYSDGEN, encoded by the coding sequence GTGGCACTCACCACGGCCTCCCGTCCGGCCCTCCCGGTTCCGGCGTCAGCGCCGCCGCCGGCGCGCGGCCGGCGCAAGAACTACGCCGCCCGCCGCTCCGAGGGCCTGGCGGGCTATGTCTTCCTCTCCCCGTGGCTGATCGGCCTGATGGCGATCACCGCGTTCCCGATGCTGCTCTCCCTCTACCTGAGCTTCACCAACTACGACGTCCTGTCGAGCTGGGAGTTCGTGGAGTGGGTGGGTTTCGACAACTACAAGAAGATCTTCACCCTTGATCCGACCTTCTGGCAGTCGGTGCGGGTCACCCTCACCTTCGGCCTGATCGCGATCCCGCTCAAGCTCGCCGCTTCGCTGGGCGTGGCCCTGCTGCTCAACCGGGAACGCCGCGGCGTCGGCCTGTTCCGGAGCATGTTCTACCTGCCGTCGCTGCTCGGCGGCTCGGTGGCGCTGGCCCTGGTCTGGGTCGCCATGTTCAACCGCGAGGGCGCGTTCAACGCCGGGCTGAGCCTGTTCGGCATCGAGGGCAACAACTGGATCAACGATCCGGACTGGGCACTGGCCACCCTGATGGTGCTCACGGTGTGGCAGTTCGGCGCCCCGATGGTCATCTTCCTGGCCGGCCTCAAGCAGGTGCCCACCGAGCTCTACGAGGCCGCGCAGGTCGACGGCGCCAGCAAGCGCAGGCAGTTCTTCCACATCACGCTGCCGATGCTGTCGCCGGTCATCTTCTTCAACCTGCTGCTGGAGACGATCAACGGCTTCCAGGGCTTCACCTCGGCCTTCGTCATCAGCAACGGCACCGGCGGCCCGCTGGGCGCCACGAAGCTCTACACCCTGCACATCTACGACAAGGCCTTCACCGACTTCCAGATGGGCTACGCCTCGGCACTGGCCTGGATCTTCCTGGCGGCGATCGGCCTGATCACGATCGTCTTCTTCAGCACCGGCAAGTTCTGGGTGCACTACTCGGACGGAGAGAACTGA
- a CDS encoding ABC transporter substrate-binding protein, with protein MHPATPAPADEPTQHNGSLPAAGWNRRHLLRMLAGTAIAVPAAGLLAACGGEEEPAVDPKAPVTVSFFWWGGEARAKLTEDALKLYTSKHPNVTITPTWQAFTGYYDKLATISAGGNAPDIFQIDDNGLAEYAGRNVTLDLSKYTANKKIDVSKHPESLTKYGQLGGKQVAIATGENTPAIIYDKTKLTELGIEVPQIGWTYEQTITWAAGVTTKAGGKYWGLMDPSSDYKAFWLWLRAQGKEFYDGPKLAFTEADLVAWFQLWVDARAKGATPPADVCHEAVTGSVATQLVVTKKAAVSFMWSNQLSEMQKATKNDLGMTAYPGDPKGQWARASTYWAASRTTKAPDVVADIINFLVNDVEAGKILGVDRGLPNNLDVRKSVSDGLTDQKMKDTVAFENEITPKFGPAPAPPPKGHSGLRNTLRDIAETVSYGKQTPEAAAKQFFAEATAALA; from the coding sequence ATGCACCCAGCGACACCCGCGCCGGCCGACGAGCCGACGCAGCACAACGGTAGCCTGCCGGCGGCCGGTTGGAATCGCCGCCACCTGCTGCGCATGCTTGCCGGAACGGCCATTGCCGTCCCCGCGGCCGGCCTGCTGGCCGCCTGCGGCGGCGAGGAGGAGCCGGCGGTCGACCCGAAGGCGCCGGTCACCGTCTCCTTCTTCTGGTGGGGCGGCGAGGCCCGCGCCAAGCTGACCGAGGACGCGCTGAAGCTCTACACGAGCAAGCACCCCAACGTCACGATCACGCCGACCTGGCAGGCCTTCACCGGCTACTACGACAAGCTCGCCACCATCTCCGCCGGTGGCAACGCGCCGGACATCTTCCAGATCGACGACAACGGCCTGGCCGAGTACGCCGGCCGCAACGTCACCCTGGACCTGTCCAAGTACACGGCGAACAAGAAGATCGACGTGTCGAAGCACCCCGAGAGCCTCACCAAGTACGGGCAGCTCGGCGGCAAGCAGGTGGCCATCGCCACCGGCGAGAACACCCCGGCGATCATCTACGACAAGACGAAGCTGACCGAGCTGGGCATCGAGGTGCCGCAGATCGGCTGGACGTACGAGCAGACGATCACCTGGGCGGCCGGCGTCACCACCAAGGCCGGCGGCAAGTACTGGGGCCTGATGGACCCGAGCTCGGACTACAAGGCGTTCTGGCTGTGGCTGCGCGCCCAGGGCAAGGAGTTCTACGACGGCCCCAAGCTGGCCTTCACCGAGGCCGACCTGGTCGCGTGGTTCCAGCTGTGGGTGGACGCCCGGGCCAAGGGCGCGACCCCGCCCGCCGACGTCTGCCACGAGGCGGTCACCGGCAGCGTCGCCACCCAGCTGGTGGTGACGAAGAAGGCCGCCGTGTCGTTCATGTGGTCCAACCAGCTCTCCGAGATGCAGAAGGCCACCAAGAACGACCTGGGCATGACCGCCTACCCGGGCGACCCGAAGGGCCAGTGGGCGCGCGCGTCGACGTACTGGGCGGCCTCGCGCACCACCAAGGCCCCCGACGTGGTGGCCGACATCATCAACTTCCTGGTCAACGACGTGGAGGCCGGCAAGATCCTGGGCGTGGACCGGGGCCTGCCGAACAACCTCGACGTGCGCAAGTCGGTCTCCGACGGGCTGACCGACCAGAAGATGAAGGACACCGTCGCCTTCGAGAACGAGATCACGCCGAAGTTCGGCCCGGCCCCCGCGCCGCCGCCGAAGGGCCACAGCGGCCTGCGCAACACGCTGCGCGACATCGCCGAGACGGTGTCGTACGGCAAGCAGACCCCCGAGGCCGCGGCCAAGCAGTTCTTCGCCGAGGCCACCGCCGCTCTGGCGTGA
- a CDS encoding LacI family DNA-binding transcriptional regulator: MPATIRDVAKASGVHVSTVSRAFSAPQLVNAETRAHVLAAAEVLGYRPNRAARALITGRTHNIGLIVADIANPFFPPLIKAAESHARGRDYHVFVADTNEDPGVEEELVLALAKQVDGVLLCSPRMSNTQIEQLSREVPLVVVNRPVPGLPAVVMDVAQGARLAMEHLVSLGHREIALLGGPRGSWTNREIRRAATLAARTAGAELVVLGPNAPTEESGSAQAEAVLRAGVSAVLAYNDLMAVGLIDALDHRGVKVPDQISVVGIDDTALSRRTRPMLTTVATPTAAAGRAAVDMLLQHGDDRRTTALVTLQTELVIRDSSGPGPHRTAGPGRRQQPPFDGVASESRE; encoded by the coding sequence GTGCCGGCCACTATCCGCGATGTCGCCAAGGCCAGTGGCGTGCACGTCTCCACCGTGTCCCGCGCGTTCAGCGCACCGCAGTTGGTGAACGCCGAGACCCGGGCCCACGTGCTCGCCGCGGCGGAAGTGCTGGGATACCGGCCCAACCGGGCCGCCCGCGCGCTGATCACCGGACGCACGCACAACATCGGGCTGATCGTGGCGGACATCGCCAACCCGTTCTTCCCGCCGCTGATCAAGGCGGCGGAAAGTCATGCCCGCGGCCGCGACTACCACGTCTTCGTCGCCGACACCAACGAGGACCCCGGTGTCGAGGAGGAGCTGGTGCTCGCACTGGCCAAGCAGGTGGACGGGGTGCTGCTGTGCAGCCCCCGCATGAGCAACACGCAGATCGAGCAGCTGTCCCGCGAGGTCCCGCTGGTCGTGGTCAACAGGCCGGTGCCCGGTCTGCCCGCGGTCGTGATGGACGTCGCGCAGGGCGCCCGGCTCGCGATGGAACACCTGGTCAGCCTTGGCCACCGCGAGATCGCCCTGCTGGGCGGCCCGCGCGGGTCCTGGACGAACCGGGAGATCCGCCGCGCGGCCACGCTGGCCGCCCGCACCGCCGGGGCGGAGCTGGTGGTCCTCGGGCCCAACGCGCCCACCGAGGAGAGCGGTTCGGCACAGGCCGAGGCCGTGCTACGGGCCGGCGTCAGCGCCGTGCTCGCGTACAACGACCTCATGGCCGTCGGCCTGATCGACGCGCTCGACCACCGCGGGGTCAAGGTGCCGGATCAGATCAGTGTCGTCGGGATAGACGACACCGCGCTGAGCCGCCGCACCCGCCCCATGTTGACGACGGTGGCCACCCCCACGGCGGCCGCCGGACGGGCGGCCGTCGACATGCTGCTCCAGCATGGCGACGACCGCCGCACCACCGCACTGGTAACGCTCCAGACCGAGTTGGTCATCCGCGACTCGTCAGGCCCGGGCCCGCATCGCACTGCGGGCCCGGGCAGGCGGCAGCAACCGCCCTTTGACGGTGTCGCTTCCGAGAGCAGGGAGTGA
- a CDS encoding Gfo/Idh/MocA family protein, with translation MTTRYAIVGTGARAQMFAQALTKHGELVALADVNPARIAAQQRRLQAAGAPPAVAYDAGDVPAMLAKERVDTLVVCSVDATHDEYIVAALDAGCAVVTEKPMTVDVPKCRRILEAVRRNDGKVGVAFNYRFHPVHEQVRTLLAEGAIGEVGSVHFEWLLDVRHGADYFRRWHRDRANSGGLLVHKATHHFDLVNWWLNSTPVRVTAEGRLFLYGENGARHGYARDYTRAHGASAAQGDPFALHLADNPNLAELYLDAESHDGYHRDLNVFAPGTDIEDDMAVLVRYASGATMSYHLTAYSPWEGYRIAFNGSRGRLELDIVESDHVAPGVAGAVKGHSAALHGVEAAAESGSVSLRLRRYWEPPVEVPVAAYDRQGHGGADVRMTGVLFGGDADPLHRSATALDGARSLLTGLAANASIASGRSVDVAELLDISEWE, from the coding sequence ATGACCACGCGGTACGCGATCGTGGGGACCGGGGCTCGAGCGCAGATGTTCGCCCAAGCCCTGACCAAGCACGGCGAGCTTGTCGCACTAGCCGACGTCAACCCCGCTCGGATCGCCGCCCAGCAGCGCCGCCTGCAGGCGGCGGGCGCCCCGCCCGCCGTGGCCTACGACGCCGGCGACGTGCCGGCGATGCTGGCCAAGGAACGCGTCGACACCCTGGTGGTGTGCAGCGTCGACGCCACGCACGACGAGTACATCGTCGCCGCGCTGGACGCCGGGTGCGCGGTGGTGACGGAGAAGCCGATGACCGTGGACGTGCCCAAGTGCCGGCGCATCCTGGAGGCGGTGCGGCGCAACGACGGCAAGGTCGGGGTCGCCTTCAACTACCGCTTCCACCCCGTGCACGAGCAGGTCCGCACGCTGCTGGCCGAGGGCGCGATCGGGGAGGTCGGCTCGGTGCACTTCGAGTGGCTGCTCGACGTGCGCCACGGCGCCGACTACTTCCGCCGCTGGCACCGCGACCGGGCCAACTCCGGCGGGCTGCTGGTGCACAAGGCGACGCACCACTTCGACCTGGTCAACTGGTGGCTGAACAGCACGCCGGTGCGGGTCACCGCCGAGGGTCGGCTGTTCCTGTACGGCGAGAACGGCGCCCGCCACGGCTACGCCCGCGACTACACCCGCGCCCACGGCGCGAGCGCCGCCCAGGGCGACCCGTTCGCGCTGCACCTGGCCGACAACCCGAACCTGGCCGAGCTGTACCTGGATGCCGAGTCCCACGACGGGTACCACCGCGACCTGAACGTGTTCGCGCCCGGCACCGACATCGAGGACGACATGGCGGTGCTGGTCCGCTACGCCAGCGGCGCGACCATGTCGTACCACCTCACCGCGTACTCCCCCTGGGAGGGTTACCGGATCGCCTTCAACGGCAGCCGGGGCCGGCTGGAACTCGACATCGTCGAGTCCGACCACGTCGCGCCCGGGGTGGCCGGTGCGGTCAAGGGCCACTCGGCCGCACTGCACGGCGTCGAGGCGGCCGCCGAGTCCGGCAGCGTCTCGCTGCGGCTGCGCCGGTACTGGGAGCCGCCGGTCGAGGTGCCGGTGGCGGCGTACGACCGGCAGGGCCACGGCGGTGCGGACGTACGCATGACCGGGGTGCTCTTCGGCGGCGACGCCGACCCGCTGCACCGGTCCGCGACGGCGCTCGACGGCGCGCGCTCGCTGCTGACCGGACTGGCCGCGAACGCGTCGATCGCCTCCGGGCGCAGCGTGGACGTGGCGGAACTGCTCGACATCTCGGAATGGGAGTGA